The following is a genomic window from Nitrospira sp..
GCCGGTCGAGAGCCGCAAGAGGCAATCGACCAACAGTTCTTTCACCGTCAAACCATGCGCCGGATCGCGTGGCGTCACCGCTTCTCCCGCTATCCGTTGAAGATCCCGCTGAAGTCCAGGGTATTCCCATTGAAGATGTGCCTCGACTCGCGCATCTTCCAGCACCGTCCAGAGATCTTGCACCAATCGGGGATGCGGATAGAGCCGGAACAATGCCGCCAGCGAGGCCGGTTGTTGCGCGCCACGCGCATAGCGCTCACAGACCGCCGTCACGACATCCTGAAGCGGTTCCAGTGTCAGCCGATAGGTGCCGAACTCGATATGCCCCGCCTCATGCGCCGCCATCACCAGGTAGAGCCGGACGTTTTCATCGTACGTCTGATATTTTCTGAGCAATGCTGGAAGCGCAATTGTTCGTCCATCGGCGCTGACCGTCGCGCGAGCAGGCACATCCGTAACCGTTTCCGGGAGCGCTTGGATCTGCACATCCGACCCGCAAAGCCCCTGCACAAATAGTTTAATGGTTCGCGCCACTTGCCGGAGCGGCACACCGCTCAACGCCTGCTCCACCGATGCCAGCGACCGCTGAGACTCCAGCCCGAAATAGGCCCGGGCGCCGTCCACACTGTAGGCCAGCACTTCCATACCGGCTTTGAACCAGTTTTCAAATCGCGCAACAGCGTCGGCTGAAACCCCGATCATGCCGACAATCTCCGGGGCACGGCGCAGATAAGCCAGCGTCGCTACCGCATCTTGTTCGCCGAGCAAGGCCCCGTACTGCACGACTTTGAGCTGCCACTCGACCGAGGGCAGCGCGCGCAGCAGCGCCGGAGCCTCCACCAGCCAGGCAATCGCCGACTCCGGCGATTGTTCTGCAAACCCCGCCCCGAGGGATAAGACTTTGGGGCGCAGGGCCGGATGCTCCAGATCGCCAAGAATCGCCGGGCTGGTCCGGAGAAACTCGATCGTGCCGAGATAGTCGGGCTTCCCGATGGCATTCGGTTGAATCAACTTCATCCCGAATCCAACCCACGGCCGGATCTCGCCCAGCGGAAGAATCGGCGCGATGGCGGCGAGTTGCCGGATATACTCCAGCCCCACCACCACATCGATCTGCGTCAGCTCCACGCCGATTTCCAGCCAGGGCTGCAACTGCTCTGCGGGAATGACGTCGAGAAGCAGCGGCGCCGTTCGGAGATATTCCAACGTGACGTTGGCATCCTGCTCGGCCAGATCCGCCCCGATGGCGAGGATCGCGCTGCGTACTTCCGGCCGATCCACCAGCCCCAGCATGCGCGGACTTTCCTTGAAATATTTCAACGCAGAGGCGCCGGAAGACTCCACAAGGACGATGCCGAGATTGAGCCAGGCGACGACCGGCACGAGGCCGGCCCGGCGGGCTAATTCAGGCAGCGCCTCGACGGCGGCGCGACCGACCTTTTCCGACACATCGGTTAATTCTTCCAACAGCGACAACACCGCCGCCACAGGCTCAGGCTTACCGCCGATATGAGCAAGTTGGGCAACCAATTGCTCCGCCGACGCCCGGCCCAGGTCATCGGCCAACCGCTCGATCAGCGCTGTATGTGCGTGAGATTCCGCCATGTCCTCGTTTATCTGCCAGTGCCAATATTGCACCAAATTTGCGAAGTGGTGGATTGTAAAGGACGCCCTGGCGCTTGTAAACTACTGCTCATGCGCCGGATGCGCAGATGTGAAGGGAGACCGCATGGCTGAGCCCAAGCAAGAGAACCTCGAAAAAATGTGGAAGTACGTGAAGAATTGCGCGGAAAAGAGCGGAACCAGCATGCACCCGACTCCCGCCGTCACCGAAGCGGTCGTAAAGGGGCTGGCGATGCACATTGAAGAGCTTGGCAAGCCGCTATGTCCCTGCAACTTTTACAAAGACAAGCAGGCCGAAGCCAAGCTCCGGCGATGGATGTGCGCCTGCGATGAGATGCAGATCTACAAATACTGCCACTGCCTCCTATTCGTCCGGGAAGACGGGCTGCCGATCACCGAATATCTCCCGGAAGGGCATGAAGGACGGGAGATCTACGGCCTCGTCACCGATCCAACACCGGACAAAGGCCGCGCACTGAGGCATAAGGCCGTTGCGACAACGGTTCCTCCAGGCGAGCCCACGCCGTCCAGCAAATGACCACCCTGTGGCCAGGCCGGTGCCTCTCGCTCGGAGTAGCGGCACTGCTCTTGGCCAGCAGTATCGGCCTGAGCCAGGGTGCGGCCGTCGAATCGCCCTCCGCAGCTCTTCCGGTGTTCAATGAAAAGGAATTCCTGCCCTATAAGCAGAAAGGCCAGGGCACCGTGGCAGGCCAGGCCTTCCTTGGAGCCTCTTCAGGAAAGGCCATCACCCAAGCCGGCGCGCCGGTTCATTTGATCCCGATTACACGCTACACCCGTGCTTGGTTCGACCGCACCGTGAGGACCGCCGCCTGTTCACCGCCGGGCGATTCACCAGTAGCCGATTCCACAGCGGCACCACACCCGCCGATGAACTGCGCCCATGAGGCTCTCCGACAATTGGAATCGGACAAGCGAATTCTGCCCTATCTCCGCACCACCAGAGCAAACCCAACCGGCCACTTCTGGTTCACCAAAATCCCGGCCGGCCGCTACTACATCGTCAGCGCAATCGAAGGCAGTTTACAAAAAGAAGACGGACCGGCAGGCATCGCGTGGCTGACTATCGATCTTGAGGCAGGAGAAAAAGCAACCAACCTCGTCGTCACCGACTGCAAAGCCGGCCTGTGTTAGCAGAATACTCTTCCTTCTCTTTCACTAGGGCTTCCGTTGGCGATTGGTTTCACTGCGCGCATTGTCCGAGCACATCCTTACCTAATCATCTCATTTAACGCCTGAGCCTGGAGGTTGTTTCCTTGCGCGCATCCAACGAGGGCCTTCTCAGGCCGCGCGTTGGGCGAGCATCGAAACAGCCTCCCGAATCAGGCCGCACCCCTTCACTCCCATCCACTCACCTCATAGCCCTTCTCGATAAGACAACGCACGACACTATCGGCATAGGCCGGATCGGGATCGGCCGGTTTGTACGCACCGGCCGCCATGCCGCCGATCAAGCCCAGCCCGCCGCCGGCGGCCGCGCCGATCGCCACACCGATGCCACCGCCGATCAAGCCGGTAGAGGCTCCGCCGGCGGCCCCGATAATCAATCCCAATACGCCGCCGCTGACAATGCTGCCGGTCCGGTTCACTCCGGATGTCAGCCCGGCCCGCTCGGCTTTCCCCTGACAAGCGGCAATATCCTGCTCCGCCCCTTCTTTCCCGTTCAGTTGCAAATGCTTATTCGACCGCAACACCGGCCCCGGCGCCGCACAAGCCCCAAGACTCACGAGCAATAGAACCGCAACGACACGATGAGCCACACGATTTCCCACAATCCTCTCCCTTCCCCACTTTTCCTTTTCTCTCTTGGCTTCCGGTACCGATGGATTCACTGCGCGCATTGACCGAGCACATTCGGATCGTGCGCGGGCAGCGAGCAAGAATCCATCAGTACCGGAAGTCTCACCCTCACTGCCATCCCGTCACCTCATAGCCCTTTTCCTGAAGGCACCGATTGACGAAATTCGTGTAGGCCTGATTCGGCTGCGGGGAGCCTGCGAATGCGTAATAGATTCCAGTAAGGAGTCCCCAGACTGCGCCGCTCGCGGCGCCGATCATCGATCCACTCCCGGCCGCCCCGGAAATGGCACCTCCGACAGCGCCACTCGCGGCGCCGACACCCGCTCCGACCGCCGTGCTCGTCGCGACCCTGGCTCCCTTTCCGCTCGCTTCTTCCGCACCGGCCGACTCCGCCAATTGTCTGCACGATTCGATGTCCTGCTCCGCCGCTTCTTTCCCAGCCGCTTGCAAATGCTGATTGGGATACAAGATCGGCTTCGCGCCGGAACAAGCCGATGTCACGAGCAGGAGCGATGCGAATACCAGCTGTGTCCGCCTTTTCATGAAACCACCGGCCCTTTCTCTCCAGTCAAGCCCAATCGCGCCAGCACATCCACCGCCGCCAGCGTCTGACAGAGGATGCGTTTCCGCCGTCCCCCGGCGCCGGAGTGAATTGCTAGTGTGGATGGAGGCACCGCCAGACGCTGCGCCAAGAATGCGAGTACCGCCTCATTCGCTTTTCCATCCACCGGCGGCGCCGCAATGCGAAT
Proteins encoded in this region:
- a CDS encoding VWFA domain-containing protein (MaGe:77309764); amino-acid sequence: MAESHAHTALIERLADDLGRASAEQLVAQLAHIGGKPEPVAAVLSLLEELTDVSEKVGRAAVEALPELARRAGLVPVVAWLNLGIVLVESSGASALKYFKESPRMLGLVDRPEVRSAILAIGADLAEQDANVTLEYLRTAPLLLDVIPAEQLQPWLEIGVELTQIDVVVGLEYIRQLAAIAPILPLGEIRPWVGFGMKLIQPNAIGKPDYLGTIEFLRTSPAILGDLEHPALRPKVLSLGAGFAEQSPESAIAWLVEAPALLRALPSVEWQLKVVQYGALLGEQDAVATLAYLRRAPEIVGMIGVSADAVARFENWFKAGMEVLAYSVDGARAYFGLESQRSLASVEQALSGVPLRQVARTIKLFVQGLCGSDVQIQALPETVTDVPARATVSADGRTIALPALLRKYQTYDENVRLYLVMAAHEAGHIEFGTYRLTLEPLQDVVTAVCERYARGAQQPASLAALFRLYPHPRLVQDLWTVLEDARVEAHLQWEYPGLQRDLQRIAGEAVTPRDPAHGLTVKELLVDCLLRLSTGESVESAVPRAVQGEVALLWSMCGPVLAPGASAEEALRLVHAVYVRMEELLQPKAEMIQGDPVQDNPEEIGVGPTGLEETGDPYRPMTNWVYRGEMNPEFISRDQAPGHEAAEQQAAGKRSGSGGSKEQGGDRNSSGGERHETMSDVMGGGRALPAVVDELLALPVEEQLLAETGGLGAKRVRYPEWDVTIQDYRVQWCQVVEQLAESGSDEAVEAALTTHRSAVTALRRFFESLRPPAFRRTAAQADGEELDIDALVRRVAEQQAGMEGSDRIYIRHEKKERDVAVAFLVDVSGSTSRQLESGRRVIDIEKESLVLLCEALEAVGDQYGVYAYSGQGRAQVEFSVVKEFNEPLGRATAHRLGGLVPRQQNRDGAAIRHATAKLQACEARTKLLVLVSDGRPLDGDYKDDYSLEDTKVALREARQAGINPFCVTIDREADAYLRRMYGDVRFAVIDRVESLPARLPRIYQRLTT
- a CDS encoding Ferredoxin:thioredoxin reductase (MaGe:77309765) is translated as MAEPKQENLEKMWKYVKNCAEKSGTSMHPTPAVTEAVVKGLAMHIEELGKPLCPCNFYKDKQAEAKLRRWMCACDEMQIYKYCHCLLFVREDGLPITEYLPEGHEGREIYGLVTDPTPDKGRALRHKAVATTVPPGEPTPSSK
- a CDS encoding conserved exported protein of unknown function (Evidence 4 : Unknown function but conserved in other organisms; MaGe:77309766) is translated as MTTLWPGRCLSLGVAALLLASSIGLSQGAAVESPSAALPVFNEKEFLPYKQKGQGTVAGQAFLGASSGKAITQAGAPVHLIPITRYTRAWFDRTVRTAACSPPGDSPVADSTAAPHPPMNCAHEALRQLESDKRILPYLRTTRANPTGHFWFTKIPAGRYYIVSAIEGSLQKEDGPAGIAWLTIDLEAGEKATNLVVTDCKAGLC
- a CDS encoding conserved membrane protein of unknown function (Evidence 4 : Unknown function but conserved in other organisms; MaGe:77309767), giving the protein MRAVNPSVPEAKREKEKWGRERIVGNRVAHRVVAVLLLVSLGACAAPGPVLRSNKHLQLNGKEGAEQDIAACQGKAERAGLTSGVNRTGSIVSGGVLGLIIGAAGGASTGLIGGGIGVAIGAAAGGGLGLIGGMAAGAYKPADPDPAYADSVVRCLIEKGYEVSGWE
- a CDS encoding Gly-zipperOmpA domain-containing protein (MaGe:77309768), with translation MKRRTQLVFASLLLVTSACSGAKPILYPNQHLQAAGKEAAEQDIESCRQLAESAGAEEASGKGARVATSTAVGAGVGAASGAVGGAISGAAGSGSMIGAASGAVWGLLTGIYYAFAGSPQPNQAYTNFVNRCLQEKGYEVTGWQ
- a CDS encoding hypothetical protein (Evidence 4 : Unknown function but conserved in other organisms; MaGe:77309769), producing MTHPIVQDTKGGAILTIQVQPKASKSECVGLHGDALKIRIAAPPVDGKANEAVLAFLAQRLAVPPSTLAIHSGAGGRRKRILCQTLAAVDVLARLGLTGEKGPVVS